In one Cellulomonas sp. JZ18 genomic region, the following are encoded:
- the thpR gene encoding RNA 2',3'-cyclic phosphodiesterase, whose product MRLFAAVWPPADVLDHLDLALAAVRPRGGPEEPVRWTARDAWHLTAAFYGAVPDALADDLAADLEALAGVTAPFELALRGAGVFSHRTLWVGVGGDVDAMSRLSAGARAVGDALGARPDDRPRNRPHLTVGRARPGSRPPRRRGAPHGARGPGGRTAAAGEPDPVDALAQALAVYDGPAWQVAAVTLVESRPGEGRGGGPLYRTVGEWALGG is encoded by the coding sequence ATGCGTCTGTTCGCGGCGGTGTGGCCCCCGGCCGACGTCCTGGACCACCTGGACCTCGCGCTCGCCGCGGTGCGCCCACGGGGAGGGCCCGAGGAGCCCGTCCGCTGGACGGCCCGCGACGCCTGGCACCTGACCGCCGCGTTCTACGGCGCGGTGCCCGACGCGCTGGCCGACGACCTCGCCGCCGACCTGGAGGCGCTGGCCGGGGTGACGGCGCCGTTCGAGCTCGCGCTGCGCGGGGCCGGCGTCTTCTCCCACCGGACCCTGTGGGTCGGCGTGGGGGGCGACGTGGACGCCATGTCCCGGCTGTCCGCGGGTGCGCGGGCGGTCGGCGACGCGCTGGGCGCGCGTCCGGACGACCGTCCTCGCAACCGGCCGCACCTGACCGTCGGACGTGCGCGCCCGGGGTCGCGTCCCCCGCGCCGGCGCGGGGCACCGCACGGCGCGCGCGGCCCCGGCGGGCGCACCGCCGCGGCCGGTGAGCCGGACCCCGTCGACGCCCTGGCGCAGGCGCTCGCCGTGTACGACGGTCCCGCGTGGCAGGTCGCGGCGGTGACGCTCGTCGAGTCCCGCCCGGGCGAGGGGCGCGGCGGGGGGCCGCTGTACCGCACGGTGGGGGAGTGGGCGCTGGGGGGATGA
- a CDS encoding RNA methyltransferase has translation MTNPRADRVKHVRSLAQRSVRRRTGTFLVEGPQSVREAVAEVPDQVREVYVGPDAADRYADVVAAAAAAGVRVRRGSTEVLDAMSPDAQQLVAVVDAALPGRAEVLAHAPRLVAVLSQVRDPGNAGTVVRTADAAGADGVLLTGASVDVHNPKVVRSTAGSLFHLPVATGGELADVVADLRAAGLCVLAADGRGEHDLDALLDVAGAAPAGVPDLAAPTAWVFGNEAWGMSDDDRALADAVVRVPIRGRAESLNLATAAAVCLFASARAQRR, from the coding sequence ATGACCAACCCGCGCGCCGACCGGGTCAAGCACGTGCGCTCGCTCGCGCAGCGGTCCGTGCGCCGCCGCACCGGGACGTTCCTCGTCGAGGGCCCGCAGTCGGTGCGCGAGGCCGTCGCCGAGGTTCCCGACCAGGTCCGGGAGGTGTACGTGGGCCCCGACGCGGCCGACCGGTACGCCGACGTCGTGGCCGCCGCCGCGGCGGCGGGCGTGCGCGTCCGGCGCGGCAGCACCGAGGTCCTCGACGCGATGAGCCCCGACGCGCAGCAGCTCGTCGCGGTCGTGGACGCCGCGCTGCCGGGTCGCGCCGAGGTGCTCGCGCACGCACCGCGGCTCGTCGCGGTGCTGTCCCAGGTCCGGGACCCGGGGAACGCGGGCACGGTCGTGCGGACCGCCGACGCCGCCGGCGCGGACGGCGTCCTGCTCACCGGCGCGAGCGTCGACGTGCACAACCCCAAGGTCGTGCGCTCCACCGCGGGGTCGCTGTTCCACCTGCCCGTGGCCACGGGCGGGGAGCTCGCCGACGTCGTGGCCGACCTGCGGGCGGCCGGCCTGTGCGTGCTGGCGGCGGACGGCCGGGGCGAGCACGACCTCGACGCGCTGCTCGACGTCGCCGGCGCCGCACCGGCGGGCGTGCCGGACCTCGCGGCCCCCACGGCGTGGGTGTTCGGCAACGAGGCCTGGGGCATGAGCGACGACGACCGGGCGCTCGCCGACGCCGTGGTGCGCGTGCCCATCCGGGGCCGTGCGGAGTCGCTCAACCTGGCGACCGCCGCCGCGGTGTGCCTCTTCGCCTCGGCGCGCGCACAACGCCGCTGA
- the rplT gene encoding 50S ribosomal protein L20 — MARVKRAVNAQKKRRSTLEKASGYRGQRSRLYRKAKEQVTHSLVYAYRDRKARKGDFRKLWIQRINAASRENGLTYNRLIQGLKAAGVEVDRRVLADLAVNDAAAFAALVQVAKDALPEDVNAPATAA; from the coding sequence GTGGCACGCGTGAAGCGGGCGGTCAACGCCCAGAAGAAGCGCCGCTCGACCCTCGAGAAGGCCAGCGGCTACCGCGGTCAGCGGTCGCGCCTGTACCGCAAGGCGAAGGAGCAGGTCACCCACTCCCTCGTCTACGCCTACCGCGACCGCAAGGCGCGCAAGGGCGACTTCCGCAAGCTGTGGATCCAGCGCATCAACGCCGCCTCGCGCGAGAACGGCCTGACCTACAACCGCCTCATCCAGGGCCTCAAGGCCGCGGGTGTCGAGGTCGACCGTCGCGTGCTCGCCGACCTGGCCGTGAACGACGCCGCCGCGTTCGCCGCGCTCGTCCAGGTCGCGAAGGACGCCCTCCCCGAGGACGTCAACGCTCCGGCCACCGCCGCCTGA
- the rpmI gene encoding 50S ribosomal protein L35 gives MPKNKTHSGAKKRFRVTGTGKVMREQAGGRHLLEHKSSRRTRRIAGDVVVSPADTPKIKKLLGR, from the coding sequence ATGCCGAAGAACAAGACGCACTCCGGTGCCAAGAAGCGGTTCCGGGTCACCGGCACCGGCAAGGTCATGCGCGAGCAGGCCGGCGGCCGCCACCTGCTGGAGCACAAGTCGAGCCGCCGCACCCGCCGCATCGCCGGTGACGTCGTCGTCTCGCCCGCCGACACCCCGAAGATCAAGAAGCTGCTCGGCCGCTGA
- a CDS encoding Fur family transcriptional regulator, which yields MPDTDLLRERGLRVTAPRLAVLDALGGHGHLDADEVLRRVRTTLPTVSVQAVYDVLHALTGAGLLRRIEPAGHPARYERRVGDNHHHVVCRGCGAVDDVDCVVGHAPCLVPSSTSGFAVESAEVTFWGLCPACRQAG from the coding sequence GTGCCCGACACCGACCTGCTGCGCGAGCGAGGCCTGCGCGTGACCGCGCCGCGCCTCGCCGTCCTCGACGCGCTGGGCGGCCACGGCCACCTCGACGCCGACGAGGTCCTGCGCCGCGTGCGCACCACGCTGCCCACCGTGTCCGTGCAGGCCGTGTACGACGTGCTGCACGCCCTCACCGGCGCCGGTCTGCTGCGGCGGATCGAGCCGGCGGGGCACCCTGCCCGCTACGAGCGGCGCGTCGGCGACAACCACCACCACGTCGTCTGCCGCGGCTGCGGCGCGGTCGACGACGTCGACTGCGTCGTCGGCCACGCGCCCTGCCTCGTGCCGAGCTCCACGTCCGGCTTCGCGGTCGAGAGCGCCGAGGTCACCTTCTGGGGCCTGTGCCCCGCCTGCCGGCAGGCCGGCTGA
- a CDS encoding catalase has protein sequence MSHVPPTTTNSGAPVASDAHALSVGADGPIVLHDHYLVEKLAQFNRERVPERVVHAKGGGAFGTFTVTNDVSAYTRAAVFQPGAATEMLARFSSVAGENGSPDTWRDPRGFALKFYTSEGNYDLVGNNTPVFFLRDGIKFPDFIRSQKRLPGSNLRDNDMQWDFWTLSPESAHQVTWLMGDRGLPRSWRTMDGFGSHTYQWVNAAGERFWVKYHFKTQQGIDNLTADEAAQLAGSDADHHIRDLYEHIQDGDFPRWTMSVQVMPYEDAKTYRFNPFDLTKVWPHADYPLIEVGVMELNRNPENYFAQIEQATFAPSNFVPGIGPSPDKMLLARIFSYADAHRYRVGTNHAQLPVNAPKSEVHSYSKDGQGRYTFPSADRPVYAPNSFGGPAADPARAGETGGWESDGEMVRAAATLHPQDDDWGQAGTLYREVFDDAARARFLETITGHVGAVKNDDIRARAVQYWTNVDAGLGAALRESLAAIGAPVETGEPGTVSVPVA, from the coding sequence TTGTCCCACGTGCCCCCCACCACGACCAACTCGGGCGCCCCGGTCGCCTCGGACGCCCACGCCCTGAGCGTCGGCGCCGACGGCCCGATCGTCCTGCACGACCACTACCTCGTCGAGAAGCTCGCGCAGTTCAACCGCGAGCGCGTCCCCGAGCGCGTCGTGCACGCCAAGGGCGGCGGCGCGTTCGGCACGTTCACGGTGACCAACGACGTGTCGGCCTACACGCGCGCCGCGGTCTTCCAGCCGGGCGCCGCGACCGAGATGCTCGCGCGCTTCTCCTCCGTGGCGGGTGAGAACGGCTCCCCCGACACGTGGCGCGACCCGCGTGGGTTCGCGCTGAAGTTCTACACGTCCGAGGGCAACTACGACCTCGTCGGCAACAACACCCCGGTGTTCTTCCTGCGCGACGGCATCAAGTTCCCCGACTTCATCCGCTCGCAGAAGCGCCTGCCGGGCTCGAACCTGCGCGACAACGACATGCAGTGGGACTTCTGGACCCTGTCGCCCGAGTCGGCGCACCAGGTCACGTGGCTCATGGGCGACCGCGGCCTGCCGCGCTCGTGGCGCACCATGGACGGCTTCGGCTCGCACACGTACCAGTGGGTCAACGCCGCGGGCGAGCGCTTCTGGGTCAAGTACCACTTCAAGACCCAGCAGGGCATCGACAACCTGACGGCCGACGAGGCCGCGCAGCTGGCGGGCTCGGACGCGGACCACCACATCCGCGACCTGTACGAGCACATCCAGGACGGCGACTTCCCGCGCTGGACCATGAGCGTCCAGGTCATGCCATACGAGGACGCGAAGACGTACCGCTTCAACCCGTTCGACCTCACCAAGGTGTGGCCGCACGCGGACTACCCGCTGATCGAGGTCGGCGTGATGGAGCTCAACCGCAACCCGGAGAACTACTTCGCGCAGATCGAGCAGGCGACGTTCGCGCCGAGCAACTTCGTGCCCGGCATCGGCCCGAGCCCGGACAAGATGCTGCTCGCGCGGATCTTCTCCTACGCGGACGCCCACCGGTACCGCGTCGGCACGAACCACGCGCAGCTGCCGGTGAACGCGCCGAAGTCCGAGGTGCACTCCTACTCCAAGGACGGCCAGGGGCGCTACACGTTCCCGTCGGCCGACCGCCCGGTCTACGCGCCGAACTCGTTCGGCGGCCCGGCGGCCGACCCGGCGCGTGCCGGTGAGACGGGCGGCTGGGAGTCGGACGGCGAGATGGTGCGCGCCGCCGCGACCCTGCACCCGCAGGACGACGACTGGGGCCAGGCGGGCACGCTGTACCGCGAGGTCTTCGACGACGCGGCGCGCGCCCGCTTCCTCGAGACGATCACCGGGCACGTCGGCGCCGTGAAGAACGACGACATCCGCGCCCGTGCGGTGCAGTACTGGACGAACGTGGACGCGGGCCTCGGCGCCGCCCTGCGCGAGTCCCTCGCGGCGATCGGCGCGCCGGTCGAGACCGGTGAGCCCGGCACCGTGAGCGTGCCCGTCGCCTGA
- a CDS encoding DUF1844 domain-containing protein, whose product MSEPTEQDQRTAEAVRDIADVAAVEVITTAAVHLMSAAAVKCGLAEDGPDAPGSAHRDLDEARKLITALAALVTASAPDIGNQHARSLRDGLRSLQLAFREASPFPDAPGEGPGEKFTGPVS is encoded by the coding sequence ATGAGCGAGCCCACCGAGCAGGACCAGCGCACCGCCGAGGCCGTGCGCGACATCGCGGACGTGGCGGCGGTCGAGGTCATCACGACCGCCGCGGTCCACCTCATGAGCGCCGCGGCCGTCAAGTGCGGGCTCGCCGAGGACGGGCCCGACGCGCCGGGGTCAGCGCACCGGGACCTCGACGAGGCCCGCAAGCTCATCACCGCCCTCGCCGCCCTCGTCACCGCGTCCGCCCCGGACATCGGCAACCAGCACGCCCGCTCCCTGCGCGACGGGCTGCGGTCCCTCCAGCTGGCCTTCCGCGAGGCCTCGCCCTTCCCCGACGCCCCCGGCGAGGGGCCCGGCGAGAAGTTCACCGGCCCCGTCTCCTGA